A stretch of DNA from Enoplosus armatus isolate fEnoArm2 chromosome 15, fEnoArm2.hap1, whole genome shotgun sequence:
TGTGCCCCTTCTTAATGAGTACAAGCAGGAGTTCTTCTGGAAGCGTTTCCCCCAGACGGTGTTGGGGGGTCCACGCTTCAAGTTGGGCTACTGTGCCCCACCATATGTCTATGTCAATCAGGCAGTCTTGTTCTTGACACCATGGCTTTTTGGGGGCATTGGTACTCTGCTctgccagctgcagctgcttcaggAGCTCCACGCCACAGTGCTCTCTGGTATGCTTATGTTTGGGGCTGCAGCGGGTGTCCAGGCCCTGGCATTATATGCTGCTCGGAGGAGTGGCACAGTGGAGAGACTTGGTGCGCCCAACATCCTGGTtgatgaagaggaagtggaATTCACCCACTGTGTCAGCCCAGAGACAGTCCGATTTATTGCCCCTGGGAAGAGGTTTGGGCTGAATGTGGTGCTGCATACAGTACTTGCTGGGGTGCTCTGTGGCTTTGGGACATGGTATGTGTTCCTTGGCAGACTGACTGCTCTCTACGGCAACATTGGTGTATCCATGGTCGTCTTTGTCCTGAGTTGGGTGACACTGTGTATAGCTGAGTATTCCCTCATTGTGAATACAGCCACAGAGACAGCCACTTTCCAGGCACAGGACACTTATGAGATCACCCCACTCACCCGGCCcctctacatttttattttcatcgcTGTGGACTTGGCTGATAGgtgagcaacagcagcacagctgtcTGATTAATTGAGAAATCCTCTCAGAATGCTACTATATTTAAAATGCTCGCTGCCATTATAAATCTCAATGTCCTGCTCCAATTTAGGTTTTCAGGCCCTATCCCCGAGCTCCAACTGGCCAGCCAGGTTCTCCATGTGTTGTTCCTCTTCCTACCTCTGCTGTGGGCACTAGGTATACTGCCTCCCCTGGATGCCCTGCTCCTCTGGGGCATGGAGCAGGCTCTCGTGTTTGGCTTAGGAGGCTCGCCCATGTCCAGCAACCTCAGGTACATATTGAAAGAACATGCTTAGCATTCATCACATGTTTTACACTGatattgacacattttattattctgGCTGTGCCAAGAGCTAAAATACTGAGTGGAAAATCATAAGTCATAAACTACATAAATAACGAcaacatgtatgtaaatgacGCCAGTGGATCCCTTTTGTCTTGAGATTAAAATAAAGAATCTTTTTTAATATATCTAGGATATTTTATGTGTCTGCtaaagttaaatatttagaTTATAAACCATTTGtcaagataataataataatccactTTTTATAACCCTATAAAGTTTATTTATGGTCATTTCACTATCAATTTTGAGCTTTGATTTCAAACATAGTATCTTATTAGATGCCATGACTATACATTGCTTCAATGCACATTATCTAAAATACATCCAAACTACATATAAATCCAATCAGAATGTGAGCCTTACTCTTGGATATCGatatcaagttttttttaaagcggTAATTTGAGCAAaacacctttttcttttcttttttttgttcattcacATCCTGGTCATGTTATGTGAGAAACCAGTCCTCACCAGATTCTAATAGTCCCATTGAAATGACAAGTGTGCCAGTAGCCTGTGTATCATCCATCCTGACTTTGTGTGTACGCTGTCCCACaggctgctgttgatgtttggTGTATCTGCCGGCGTAGCTGTGTGTAATTGTTTCATCCCGTCAACACTGGGTGTGgttctcttctccatctctacGGGATTTCTGCTGAGCCTGGACCTTAGCCAGGTTGACACACTCTGCAGAGGTCCCAGGGCAGCCTTTGGGGACCGTAGATTTCGCAGAGGGGGgtcaccacctcctccttccaGTTTCTTTGGCTGGAATCTGGGCTGCGGGGAGCTGCTGCTATATTTGAGCCTGCTACTGGTGGCGATGGCAGAGGCAGGGCTGTTGCATCACTTCCTCAGTTCAGCTCAGTCCCAGAGCTTGGTTACAGGACCCCAGGCTCCTGTCAGCTACCTCCTCCTCGCACTCTTTTGCCTCTGCTGGGCTCTCAGAGAAATCCAGGGGGCCTATGTATTTGGAGGGGTGCTCCTCAATCCCCTGTACCCTAAAGGCATGTCTAGTGTGCAGACTTTCAAGCAGAGGAACAGAGGATTATACATTGCTGCAGCAATCAGAAGAGTCCTTCTTTATCTTGGTGAGCTTGTTATAATATCTGATGTTCTCCAATTTTAAAATCTCTCTCAGGTGTAAAACCAACAGTACTCtttatgtgaatgttttttgaTCTGCacttactgtgtgttttatttcacagtgtCTCCATTTGCAATGATTGCTTTCCTGTCTATGGACaaatctctgcagctgctccacaggGCTTCCCTCAGTGTGGGATTCACACGAGCCTTCAGAGTGGTATGCTCACACTCACTCTTGCTCACAATCTAAGTATCGATATGAGAAAAGtatgagaaaaatgtgtcataCATCTTCTCGGTACCTTTGcacaatttcctttttttttcttacaatgAACTGTGATTAATTTCAGAGTGTGTATTGCTTGCCTTTCATGCTCAGCACAGTGGTTGTTCTTTGTTGCTGTGCAGGTGTGGCAGAGTTCAGAGGATGCTCTGCTgcagatggtggtggtggtcttGTTGCAGCTTGCAGCTGGAAACAACATGCTGCCAGGGTGGGACAACCTGGGCACTGGAGTTCAGCTGCTTCTGGTGAAGTCAACATAAAAGTTCCCCTTATTTTCAGCCCACATTAGATCCTGCGTTGTATGTCACATCTGCAATGGCTTAAAACAGATCTAAAGAAAATTTTACACTGTAGCTGTGAACAGCACACTGATCTATTGACAGTGCATAAGATGCTTAATTTCTGAACCTAAACAATATTTTTCCAACATATTGCAACATTTTTGTAGGTAAGTACAGAGCCTTGGTTAAAAGATAGATTTAAAATACACTCCATGGCTACTTTACTACGTACACCTACATAATTTAATCCAATACAACAGATCTGCCACAAAATCTACATTGTCATcaatagaaacacctctcaatgTAATACAGTCCAGTTCAACACCATCgcaaactacaacctcaataAGAAACATCTAGCTAAATGAATAGCTCTCTGACAGTGTCAGTCAGAACTGATCATTTTTGTCCTTGTAAAGGTAGAAGTTATGGCTGAGCTGTTGTATTAGATTGCATTCAATTTTaaaggtgtacctaataaagtggccactgagtgtatattaataatattgcagtgaaaatgtcccaaacttttttgttttgttagcgcatattaaaatggaaaaacataatCAAAAGTACATAaggtaaaattaaaaaaagtgagTGAAGCTCAAAAATCTCtccatacacatacacatactatATTAGACAGATATCAGCTGTGGTTCAGTAGATCAGTGCTCTTCATGTTTGCCCCTTTGTTTCTGATCCAGGTGGGCCTCCTGATCGACAGACTGACCCAGTTCCTTGCCAAGCTAAAGTTCACCCTGACTGTGTTGGTGACATCTTGGACAGAGAAGAAGCAGCGCCGTCAGTCGGCTGGAACTCTCTTGGCTTTGAACGCCTCCCTATGCCCACTGCTGCTGGCGGTGGTGACCCTCTCTGCCCTTCTCTCTGCCCCTCTGCTGCCCCTCTTCACCCTGCCCATCTTCCTGGTGGGGTTCCCCAGGCCTCAGCGCAGTTGGCCAGGCCCTGTAGGTACCGCCTGTCCCTGCCCGGACTCAATCTTCTACCAGCAGATGAGCGGAAGTCTGGCTTCTGCTCTGAGGACAGCCTTTGCAAGAGGGTCATTGGGTTAGTTGTCCATGCTTGATATCTCCTCTGTCTATGGTGTCAtccttttatttaatatttctcaGTTGTTACAAGTAAACAGTGCTTACTATTTTAGCATTTAGAAGATCTACAAATCTATCTGAATATTCTATTGTAGTGTTCATTGAGAGCATACTTCAGATGATAATAATTGTTTCtatcacaaaaatatatatattttttggtttGACGAATCAGTTAATAGCTTGCAAATGTTTGGTATTGTCACTGAATAACTGAAATTAtgaactgat
This window harbors:
- the pcnx4 gene encoding pecanex-like protein 4, with the protein product MVRMGPDVPLLNEYKQEFFWKRFPQTVLGGPRFKLGYCAPPYVYVNQAVLFLTPWLFGGIGTLLCQLQLLQELHATVLSGMLMFGAAAGVQALALYAARRSGTVERLGAPNILVDEEEVEFTHCVSPETVRFIAPGKRFGLNVVLHTVLAGVLCGFGTWYVFLGRLTALYGNIGVSMVVFVLSWVTLCIAEYSLIVNTATETATFQAQDTYEITPLTRPLYIFIFIAVDLADRFSGPIPELQLASQVLHVLFLFLPLLWALGILPPLDALLLWGMEQALVFGLGGSPMSSNLRLLLMFGVSAGVAVCNCFIPSTLGVVLFSISTGFLLSLDLSQVDTLCRGPRAAFGDRRFRRGGSPPPPSSFFGWNLGCGELLLYLSLLLVAMAEAGLLHHFLSSAQSQSLVTGPQAPVSYLLLALFCLCWALREIQGAYVFGGVLLNPLYPKGMSSVQTFKQRNRGLYIAAAIRRVLLYLVSPFAMIAFLSMDKSLQLLHRASLSVGFTRAFRVVWQSSEDALLQMVVVVLLQLAAGNNMLPGWDNLGTGVQLLLVGLLIDRLTQFLAKLKFTLTVLVTSWTEKKQRRQSAGTLLALNASLCPLLLAVVTLSALLSAPLLPLFTLPIFLVGFPRPQRSWPGPVGTACPCPDSIFYQQMSGSLASALRTAFARGSLGSLAPGSHFLGRFQDRMVWIMILERGYGYCTVNIKGLELQETSCHTVEARRVDEVFEAAFERPERLGFTQGFNLHWGNALTPCAALAVRVYSDARNVLSGIIDSHDNLRKLQDDFLKALVWLLLRYCVQKHKGFLWSSEEGPGVGGRKSQSSQLAQTTCNQPPEAVIVESNVSSLRFRQDSSSLTSFGDWSDEDDLFGPQPARRTVALVTAEAQPGHTTLQTGASLPGSVEMDSLFENMALSALQPLQPLGLGIGMPAVDKGRNPEVFRESPGSLPQLNFTCPQSEVFNLPTVWRTAPLLPSRLLQLRPLFPEDWFRFTLGQFGPTVQGETSEDMTKALKEDEALKELHIQVALSCLISLGAESAFTSPSYVYRLYCGDIPWTEGLDWLSSSKELYQLALRAFRFSFKLLFDQASLGPMESPEELFSTLEEYERDWYIGLVTEKGWHDSVLQEKPFLFSLGHDLAMGTYTGRVLSLQEQLVHVGRLNGEGVRGQWANLSWELLYATNDDEERYSIQAHPFMLRNLTVQAADPPLGYPIYSSAPLHFPCL